A part of Streptomyces sp. NBC_00557 genomic DNA contains:
- a CDS encoding DUF2277 domain-containing protein — translation MCRSIKTLRPPVLPDEATEEDIHAAALQYVRKVSGFRAPAAHNREVFDRAVAAVAEATAELLGGLEVRGQSARSAP, via the coding sequence ATGTGCCGGAGCATCAAGACGCTGCGTCCGCCCGTGCTGCCTGATGAGGCCACGGAAGAGGACATCCACGCCGCCGCCCTGCAGTACGTACGGAAGGTGTCGGGCTTCCGGGCCCCCGCCGCGCACAACCGCGAGGTCTTCGACCGGGCGGTGGCGGCGGTGGCCGAGGCCACGGCGGAGTTGCTCGGGGGGCTGGAGGTGCGCGGGCAGTCGGCCAGGAGCGCCCCGTAG
- a CDS encoding J-domain-containing protein — MTERKPPGVPFESWADKQIRDAQRRGEFERLPGAGEPLPADLYAAYDELWWVKRKLAREGLSVLPPALALRKEAEDALAAAYAAPSERIARKIIEDVNVKIKDMMFKPPPGPPLGRKPYDVEEVVREWRQRRAAAGRELPDPGAA, encoded by the coding sequence ATGACCGAGCGAAAACCACCGGGTGTGCCGTTCGAGTCCTGGGCCGACAAGCAGATCCGCGACGCGCAGCGGCGCGGTGAGTTCGAGCGGCTGCCGGGGGCGGGGGAGCCGCTGCCCGCCGATCTGTACGCCGCGTACGACGAACTGTGGTGGGTCAAGCGGAAGTTGGCGCGCGAGGGGCTGTCGGTCCTGCCTCCCGCCCTCGCCCTGCGCAAGGAGGCGGAGGACGCGCTCGCGGCGGCCTACGCGGCGCCGTCCGAGCGGATCGCCCGGAAGATCATCGAGGACGTCAACGTCAAGATCAAGGACATGATGTTCAAGCCGCCGCCCGGTCCCCCGCTGGGCAGGAAGCCGTACGACGTCGAGGAGGTCGTACGCGAGTGGCGGCAGCGCAGGGCTGCCGCCGGGAGGGAACTGCCGGATCCGGGCGCCGCGTAG
- a CDS encoding DedA family protein: MFESVGSLAGGPWIYAAVVMSVLLDVFVPVLPSGVLVITAGTAAAAGSGAAAGRVPHDVPDLLVLILSAATASVLGDLVAYRLAWRGGERLDRAIARSRRLTTAQERLGDALARGGGALVVLARFAPAGRSVVSFCAGAAHRRARDFVPWSALAGLSWAAYSVALGYYGAQWLGATWLATAVSFAALVAAGAAAGYLMRRRPAS; the protein is encoded by the coding sequence GTGTTCGAGAGTGTGGGGTCGCTGGCCGGCGGGCCGTGGATCTATGCCGCGGTGGTCATGTCCGTGCTGCTCGACGTGTTCGTGCCGGTGCTGCCCAGCGGGGTGCTCGTCATCACGGCGGGCACGGCCGCTGCCGCCGGGTCGGGCGCGGCGGCCGGCCGGGTCCCGCACGACGTGCCCGACCTTCTGGTGCTGATCCTCTCCGCGGCGACCGCCTCGGTCCTCGGCGACCTGGTGGCGTACCGCCTGGCCTGGCGGGGCGGCGAGCGGCTGGACCGGGCCATAGCGCGCTCCCGGCGGCTGACCACCGCGCAGGAACGTCTCGGCGACGCCCTGGCCCGGGGTGGCGGCGCGCTGGTCGTCCTCGCCCGCTTCGCGCCCGCCGGCCGCTCGGTCGTCTCCTTCTGTGCGGGCGCCGCCCACCGCCGCGCCCGCGACTTCGTGCCCTGGTCCGCCCTGGCCGGCCTCTCCTGGGCCGCCTACAGCGTGGCCCTCGGCTACTACGGCGCCCAGTGGCTCGGCGCGACCTGGCTGGCCACGGCCGTCTCGTTCGCGGCCCTGGTCGCGGCGGGCGCGGCGGCGGGCTATCTGATGCGCCGCCGCCCGGCTTCCTGA
- a CDS encoding GNAT family N-acetyltransferase: MTWTISPEPYDSPVAAALWRAYYTEVSDRWYLLHEGRRTDPEELEREIAARTGAELAPPTGRLLVGRYDGEPAGSAGVRLLEPDTAELTRVFVHRHLRGRGGAPLLVAAAEEAARALGARRLLLDTRDDLVEARALYARLGYTETAPHNDDVYAEHWFRKELAVSGP; this comes from the coding sequence ATGACGTGGACGATCAGCCCGGAGCCGTACGACTCCCCGGTCGCCGCCGCGCTGTGGCGGGCGTACTACACCGAGGTCAGCGACCGCTGGTACCTGTTGCACGAGGGCCGGCGCACCGACCCGGAGGAGCTGGAGCGGGAGATCGCCGCCCGGACCGGCGCCGAACTCGCCCCGCCGACCGGACGGTTGCTCGTGGGCCGGTACGACGGCGAGCCGGCCGGTTCGGCGGGGGTACGGCTGCTGGAGCCCGACACGGCCGAGCTGACCCGGGTGTTCGTGCACCGGCACCTGCGCGGCAGGGGCGGCGCCCCGCTCCTCGTGGCCGCCGCCGAGGAGGCGGCCCGCGCGCTGGGCGCCCGGCGGCTGCTCCTGGACACCCGGGACGACCTGGTCGAGGCCCGCGCCCTGTACGCCCGCCTCGGCTACACCGAGACCGCCCCGCACAACGACGACGTGTACGCGGAGCACTGGTTCCGCAAGGAGCTGGCGGTCAGCGGGCCCTGA
- a CDS encoding HAD family hydrolase has protein sequence MTATPAPTVLTARALLLDMDGTLVNSDAVVERIWRRWAERHGLDGDEVMKVVHGRQGHASMAVLLPGRPMEHNLADNARMLAEETADTEGVVEIPGASALLASLRGLPHALVTSADVPLSTARMNAAGLPLPEVRITAESVGASKPDPEGFLKGAAELGVDPADCVVFEDSGAGIEAGRSAGMTVVGVGPRAGLHGPDVVVRDLTQVRVEATGDGAMRVHIG, from the coding sequence ATGACGGCCACCCCCGCGCCCACCGTGCTCACCGCCCGCGCCCTCCTGCTCGACATGGACGGCACGCTCGTCAACTCGGACGCCGTCGTCGAGCGCATCTGGCGCCGCTGGGCCGAGCGGCACGGGCTGGACGGCGACGAGGTGATGAAGGTCGTCCACGGCCGGCAGGGGCACGCCTCCATGGCGGTCCTGCTGCCCGGCCGGCCCATGGAGCACAACCTCGCCGACAACGCGCGCATGCTCGCCGAGGAGACCGCCGACACCGAGGGCGTCGTGGAGATCCCCGGCGCCTCGGCCCTCCTCGCCTCCCTGCGCGGACTGCCGCACGCGCTGGTGACCTCCGCCGACGTGCCGCTGTCCACCGCGCGCATGAACGCCGCCGGGCTGCCGCTGCCGGAGGTCCGCATCACCGCCGAGTCGGTCGGCGCGAGCAAGCCCGACCCGGAGGGCTTCCTGAAGGGCGCGGCCGAGCTGGGCGTCGATCCGGCCGACTGCGTGGTCTTCGAGGACTCGGGGGCCGGGATCGAGGCGGGCCGCTCCGCGGGGATGACCGTGGTGGGCGTCGGCCCGCGCGCGGGGCTGCACGGGCCGGACGTGGTGGTGCGCGACCTCACGCAGGTGCGGGTGGAGGCGACGGGGGACGGGGCGATGCGGGTGCACATCGGCTGA
- a CDS encoding peptidoglycan-binding domain-containing protein, whose protein sequence is MTDSEGPLDHACPECGAPRRPDRSPSCDCTARAAEALQETRTAEAAAAEDFDPLRIRPYVDFEGPVTTPDTPAATGTSPAVDGNAGPAGGRAESAGGGTGNAADGAGDPGDRAAGTGTQPHAEDLRPPDATERQPDGAGPDVRPRPRSARRAVLVSVAGAGVAVVAAAGLASGLLSYHPPTRDRAAQEVRESVPDVRGSTPASPTAPSSPAPPYSAVPTAQSSTPPPASPSAKPSASPSPTGSASGTTRPASPTASTTTRSTPAAAPVLQLGDRGPEVAGLQQRLRRLNLYGDQITGVFTRPVEDAVRTYQLARGIRGDTLGVYGPATRKSLEAETAEP, encoded by the coding sequence ATGACTGATTCCGAGGGTCCTCTGGACCACGCCTGCCCGGAGTGCGGTGCGCCCAGACGCCCGGACCGCAGCCCGTCCTGCGACTGCACGGCCCGCGCGGCCGAGGCTCTCCAGGAGACGCGCACGGCCGAGGCCGCGGCGGCGGAGGACTTCGACCCCTTGCGCATCCGCCCGTACGTGGACTTCGAGGGGCCCGTTACGACACCGGACACCCCGGCCGCGACCGGCACATCGCCGGCCGTGGACGGGAACGCCGGGCCCGCGGGAGGCCGGGCGGAGAGCGCGGGGGGCGGGACCGGGAACGCGGCAGACGGGGCCGGGGACCCGGGGGACCGGGCGGCCGGGACGGGGACGCAGCCGCACGCCGAGGACCTACGGCCACCGGACGCGACGGAGCGGCAGCCGGACGGCGCCGGGCCGGATGTGCGCCCGCGCCCGCGGAGTGCTCGTCGTGCCGTGCTGGTGTCGGTCGCCGGTGCGGGAGTGGCCGTCGTGGCCGCGGCCGGGTTGGCGAGCGGGCTGCTGTCGTACCACCCGCCGACCCGGGACCGGGCGGCTCAGGAGGTGCGGGAGAGCGTGCCGGACGTACGCGGCTCGACCCCGGCGTCACCGACGGCGCCCTCCTCGCCCGCGCCGCCGTACTCCGCCGTGCCGACGGCGCAGTCCTCCACACCCCCTCCGGCGAGTCCCTCCGCGAAGCCGTCCGCGTCGCCGTCCCCGACCGGCTCCGCCTCCGGTACGACCCGCCCGGCCTCCCCCACCGCCTCCACCACCACGCGGAGCACCCCCGCGGCGGCCCCGGTGCTGCAACTCGGCGACCGGGGCCCGGAAGTGGCCGGACTCCAGCAGCGCCTGCGCCGGCTGAACCTGTACGGCGACCAGATCACCGGCGTCTTCACCCGTCCCGTGGAGGATGCCGTACGCACCTACCAACTGGCGCGCGGCATCCGCGGCGACACCCTGGGCGTGTACGGACCGGCGACCCGGAAGAGCCTGGAGGCGGAGACTGCCGAGCCGTAG
- a CDS encoding TMEM165/GDT1 family protein, whose protein sequence is MISITVTALVFGVIFLAELPDKTALAGLVLGTRYRASHVFAGVAAAFLLHVVIAVAAGSALTLLPQRIVHAVTGVLFVGGAAMLLLHKGEDEEEIRKPADQSFWKVAGTGFTLILVAEFGDLTQIMTANLAARYDDPVSVGLGAVLGLWAVAGLGIVGGKALMRRVPLRLITQIAALLMLGLGVWSLYEAVAG, encoded by the coding sequence TTGATCAGCATCACCGTGACGGCGCTCGTCTTCGGCGTCATCTTCCTCGCCGAGCTGCCGGACAAGACCGCGCTCGCCGGCCTCGTCCTCGGCACCCGCTACCGCGCGAGTCATGTCTTCGCGGGAGTCGCCGCCGCCTTCCTGCTGCACGTCGTGATCGCCGTCGCGGCCGGCAGCGCGCTGACCCTGCTGCCCCAGCGGATCGTGCACGCCGTCACCGGCGTCCTCTTCGTCGGCGGCGCGGCGATGCTGCTGCTGCACAAGGGCGAGGACGAGGAGGAGATCAGGAAGCCCGCCGACCAGTCCTTCTGGAAGGTCGCCGGCACCGGCTTCACGCTGATCCTCGTCGCCGAGTTCGGCGACCTCACCCAGATCATGACCGCCAACCTCGCCGCCCGCTACGACGACCCGGTTTCCGTCGGCCTCGGCGCGGTGCTCGGCCTGTGGGCCGTCGCCGGACTCGGCATCGTCGGCGGGAAGGCCCTGATGAGGAGGGTGCCGCTGCGGCTGATCACGCAGATCGCGGCGCTGCTGATGCTGGGGCTCGGCGTGTGGAGCCTGTACGAGGCGGTGGCGGGCTGA
- a CDS encoding superoxide dismutase family protein, which translates to MVAAVYAGVLAAALFATGTPSTAHGHSLETYGVFSAPAGSAKPMAVTYDKKLVPSGALVQVHQKTAANGATTVELRVAGVKPNHLFGVHVHQKACGADPAAAGKHYQDKPGTDAAHMTKDNEIWLDFKSDANGIGSASAKHAWSFRKGEAGSVVIHNAPGMKGARVACITVPFRSAS; encoded by the coding sequence ATGGTGGCAGCCGTTTACGCGGGCGTCCTCGCCGCGGCCCTGTTCGCGACCGGGACGCCGAGCACCGCCCATGGCCACTCGCTGGAGACCTACGGCGTGTTCTCCGCGCCGGCCGGGTCCGCGAAGCCGATGGCGGTGACGTACGACAAGAAACTCGTCCCGTCCGGTGCCCTGGTCCAGGTCCACCAGAAGACGGCGGCGAACGGCGCCACGACCGTCGAACTGCGGGTGGCCGGCGTCAAGCCCAACCACCTGTTCGGGGTTCACGTCCACCAGAAGGCCTGCGGCGCCGACCCCGCCGCCGCCGGCAAGCACTACCAGGACAAGCCGGGCACGGACGCCGCCCACATGACCAAGGACAACGAGATCTGGCTGGACTTCAAGTCCGACGCTAACGGGATCGGCAGCGCGAGCGCCAAGCACGCCTGGTCCTTCCGCAAGGGCGAGGCCGGCTCGGTGGTGATCCACAACGCGCCCGGCATGAAGGGCGCCCGCGTGGCCTGCATCACCGTGCCGTTCCGCAGCGCGTCGTAA
- a CDS encoding MDR family MFS transporter, producing MALDTHGTEKEAQAAEHVTGNVFVSIGALLLGLLLAALDQTIVSTALPTIVSDLGGLEHLSWVVTAYLLASTAATPLWGKLGDQYGRKRLFQTAIVIFLIGSALCGMAQNMPQLIAFRALQGLGGGGLMVLSMAIVGDIVPPRERGRYQGLFGAVFGATSVLGPLLGGLFTQHLSWRWVFYVNLPVGAVALAVIATALDIPRRTARHVIDYLGTLLIASVATCLVLVASLGGTTWAWESPQITGLAVLGVLLAVAFVAVERRAAEPVLPLKLFGIRTFTLAAVIGFIVGFAMFGAMTYLPTFLQVVHGISPTLSGVHMLPMVVGLLLSSTVSGQIVSRTGRWKVFPVTGTAVTTIGLLLLHRLDEHSPTAAMSACFFVFGLGLGLVMQVLILVVQNAVSYEDLGVATSGATFFRSIGASFGVAVFGTVFASRLGDKLTAAFRGAHLPPGVSANTLKSDPRGIAALPPALRPAALHAFASAITDVFLYAAPVAVLGFLLAWFLKEDRLRGSVTAPDASETIPPNPVERSSYDECARALSLLGTREGRRAIYRTITERAGYDLLPAASWMLLRIRKYGSVEPALLAERSPVPLDAVIAAARQVEERHLAERCGLDLYLTASGRVAAARLAKAREESLAELLGDWWTTGRPTDLTQLVRELTAELCGTDRERPHEEAGVRAR from the coding sequence ATGGCCCTGGACACGCACGGCACGGAGAAGGAGGCGCAGGCCGCCGAGCACGTCACCGGCAACGTGTTCGTCTCGATCGGTGCCCTGCTCCTCGGCCTGCTGCTCGCCGCACTCGACCAGACCATCGTGTCGACCGCGCTGCCCACCATCGTCAGCGATCTGGGCGGACTCGAGCACCTGTCCTGGGTCGTCACCGCCTACCTGCTCGCCTCGACCGCCGCGACCCCGCTGTGGGGCAAGCTCGGCGACCAGTACGGCCGCAAACGGCTCTTCCAGACCGCGATCGTCATCTTCCTGATCGGCTCCGCGCTGTGCGGCATGGCGCAGAACATGCCCCAGCTGATCGCGTTCCGCGCGCTGCAGGGACTCGGCGGCGGCGGGCTGATGGTGCTGTCCATGGCGATCGTCGGCGACATCGTGCCGCCGCGCGAACGCGGCCGCTACCAAGGGCTGTTCGGGGCCGTGTTCGGGGCGACGAGCGTGCTCGGGCCGCTGCTCGGCGGGCTGTTCACCCAGCACCTGAGCTGGCGCTGGGTGTTCTACGTCAATCTGCCCGTCGGCGCCGTCGCCCTCGCCGTGATCGCCACCGCCCTGGACATCCCGCGCCGCACCGCCCGCCACGTCATCGACTACCTCGGCACCCTCCTGATCGCCTCCGTCGCGACCTGCCTCGTCCTGGTCGCCTCCCTCGGCGGCACCACCTGGGCCTGGGAATCGCCGCAGATCACCGGGCTGGCCGTGCTGGGCGTGCTGCTCGCCGTGGCGTTCGTCGCCGTCGAGCGGCGGGCCGCCGAACCCGTGCTGCCGCTGAAGCTGTTCGGCATCCGCACCTTCACGCTCGCCGCCGTCATCGGCTTCATCGTCGGCTTCGCCATGTTCGGCGCGATGACCTATCTGCCGACGTTCCTTCAGGTCGTGCACGGCATCTCGCCGACCCTGTCCGGCGTGCACATGCTGCCCATGGTCGTCGGCCTGCTGCTGTCGTCCACCGTCTCCGGGCAGATCGTCAGCCGCACCGGCCGCTGGAAGGTCTTCCCGGTCACCGGCACCGCCGTCACCACCATCGGCCTGCTCCTGCTGCACCGGCTCGACGAGCACAGCCCGACCGCCGCGATGAGCGCCTGCTTCTTCGTCTTCGGCCTCGGACTCGGCCTGGTCATGCAGGTGCTGATCCTCGTCGTGCAGAACGCGGTGTCGTACGAGGACCTGGGCGTCGCCACCTCCGGCGCGACCTTCTTCCGCTCCATCGGCGCCTCCTTCGGCGTGGCCGTCTTCGGCACGGTGTTCGCGAGCCGGCTCGGCGACAAGCTCACCGCCGCCTTCCGCGGCGCCCACCTGCCGCCCGGCGTCTCCGCGAACACGCTCAAGTCCGACCCCCGCGGCATCGCCGCCCTGCCGCCCGCCCTGCGCCCGGCGGCCCTGCACGCCTTCGCGTCCGCCATCACCGACGTCTTCCTGTACGCCGCCCCCGTCGCCGTCCTCGGCTTCCTGCTGGCCTGGTTCCTGAAGGAGGACCGGTTGCGCGGCTCGGTCACCGCGCCGGACGCCTCCGAGACCATCCCGCCCAACCCGGTCGAGCGCTCCTCCTACGACGAGTGCGCGCGGGCCCTGTCCCTGCTCGGCACCCGCGAGGGCCGCCGCGCGATCTACCGCACGATCACCGAACGGGCCGGGTACGACCTGCTGCCCGCCGCCAGCTGGATGCTGCTGCGCATCCGCAAGTACGGCTCCGTCGAACCGGCCCTGCTCGCCGAGCGCAGCCCCGTCCCGCTCGACGCCGTCATCGCCGCCGCCCGCCAGGTCGAGGAACGGCACCTCGCCGAACGGTGTGGCCTGGACCTGTACTTGACCGCGTCCGGCCGGGTGGCCGCCGCCCGGCTCGCCAAGGCCCGCGAGGAGTCCCTCGCGGAACTCCTCGGCGACTGGTGGACGACCGGCCGTCCGACCGACCTGACCCAGCTCGTCAGGGAACTGACCGCCGAACTGTGCGGCACCGACCGCGAACGCCCCCACGAGGAGGCGGGGGTCAGGGCCCGCTGA
- a CDS encoding DoxX family protein, translating into MTARLHTAQPYVLGLFRIVVGLLFAVHGAASLFGVLGGAAGTHGGTIPAGAWPGWYAAVIQLVAGALVLLGLGTRGAALIASGSMAYAYFDVHQQAALWPIQNGGELSVLFCWSFFLLVFTGSGAFGLDRLVARRTAADARAGSEQAPMAA; encoded by the coding sequence ATGACCGCACGCCTCCATACCGCTCAGCCCTATGTCCTCGGGCTCTTCCGCATCGTCGTGGGCCTGCTCTTCGCCGTGCACGGCGCCGCGTCCCTCTTCGGCGTCCTCGGCGGCGCCGCCGGCACCCACGGCGGCACGATCCCGGCCGGCGCCTGGCCCGGCTGGTACGCGGCCGTGATCCAGCTGGTCGCCGGCGCCCTGGTGCTCCTCGGCCTCGGCACCCGCGGGGCCGCGCTGATCGCCTCCGGCTCGATGGCGTACGCCTACTTCGACGTCCACCAGCAGGCCGCGCTGTGGCCCATCCAGAACGGCGGCGAACTGTCCGTGCTGTTCTGCTGGTCCTTCTTCCTGCTGGTCTTCACCGGGTCCGGCGCCTTCGGGCTCGACCGGCTCGTCGCCCGCCGCACCGCCGCGGACGCCCGGGCCGGCAGCGAGCAGGCCCCGATGGCCGCCTGA
- a CDS encoding HNH endonuclease family protein — protein sequence MPRFYARRRLSVLAVLTGLIASAALFDSPSASAALPTPVSAATARGYLSQLTVATENRTGYSRDKFPTWITISGTCNTREWILKRDGTNVVTDSACTATSGSWYSPYDGATWTSPSDVDIDHLVPLAEAWDSGASKWTTAQRQAFANDVTRPQLLAVTDNVNQAKGDQDPATWVPSRSAYVCTYVRAWVQVKYYYDLSVDSAEKSALTNYLASC from the coding sequence ATGCCCAGGTTCTACGCGCGTCGACGGCTGAGCGTACTCGCCGTCCTCACCGGGCTCATAGCCTCCGCCGCCCTGTTCGACTCCCCCAGCGCCTCCGCCGCCCTGCCCACCCCGGTCAGCGCCGCCACCGCGCGCGGCTACCTCTCCCAGCTCACCGTCGCCACCGAGAACCGCACCGGCTACAGCCGCGACAAGTTCCCGACCTGGATCACCATCTCCGGCACCTGCAACACCCGCGAGTGGATCCTGAAGCGGGACGGCACGAACGTCGTCACCGACTCCGCCTGCACCGCCACCAGCGGCAGCTGGTACTCGCCGTACGACGGCGCCACCTGGACCTCCCCCTCCGACGTCGACATCGACCACCTCGTGCCGCTGGCCGAGGCCTGGGACTCCGGCGCAAGCAAGTGGACGACCGCGCAGCGGCAGGCGTTCGCCAACGACGTCACCCGCCCCCAGCTCCTCGCCGTCACCGACAACGTCAACCAGGCCAAGGGCGACCAGGACCCGGCGACCTGGGTGCCGTCCCGCTCCGCGTACGTGTGCACCTACGTCCGGGCCTGGGTGCAGGTGAAGTACTACTACGACCTCTCGGTCGACTCCGCGGAGAAGAGCGCGCTGACGAACTACCTGGCGAGCTGCTGA